From the Lactuca sativa cultivar Salinas chromosome 9, Lsat_Salinas_v11, whole genome shotgun sequence genome, the window aaataaataattaaataaataaggataaataggtaatttgataatcagtttccacaaataatatcctATAATTATGGTAACTATTGACTTTAGCCTCCTAGGTTTTCTCCATCGGCTTTTTAAAACCACCACCTATTCGATCCTAACCATTGCTACCGATGTTGAAGGGCACAACACAACCATAATTACCGTCATCACCGACGATCCTCCACCACTCGTCGCCTTCATCCACCAATGTCGGCCAACATGCGGAATCAACTGCTAGGCTCGATCTGAGACGAGCAGATGCAATTGCACTGTGAAGAGGCATCATGGATTCAACCATTCCCAATGCCCCAACAATCCTGAAGAATAACACCACAATGTTTAAATCGATTTTGCAGAATTTAGAAATAGGGTTGGTTATAGTGCGTGGTTCGGTGTGTTTTTTTGTATGTGTAATCGGTAAAGCATCTACCTTGAAGCTGCACGAGGGAGTGTTCTTGTAGATGACAAAAATGGAGAAATAGGTACATGTTTTGGGGCTAGGGTTATTGAAATTATGGTGGTTTGAGATGCGGTTGTTCGCATACCAGACATTAACGTTGATCTGCTTGCAGATGCCATTGCGCTGTGAAGAGGCATCATTGAGGATATGAGTGCAAGCCCAGATTTTCAATATCGAATCTTAGATCGTTCACAGGTAAGAAGTTTGCAATAtcttaattttgacttttctgtTTGACCATTCAATGGCGAATATCCTTAGATCAATCCAGTTAAATTCAAAACCTGATTTCATTCGCTCCGATTATCACACTACCAACTGCGAATTCAATACCATTTGTTCCAATTGTAATCACTATTCTGATTTTGACTTCTTATTGATTGACAATCCAAATTGAGATACAATGCAGTTCATGCGTTCATCATCTGTTCATCATAGGACTTTGAGATTTGCTTTCAACAAACATATGTGCAAGAATATTTTTATTGACTTTAAcaacttcttgtagaataaccaTAGAAAGGTAAGAATGTTATGATCTTTTTCTTCTcggttttattatataacaagTGGAGAATGTTCTAATccattgttttgataaaaattcAGTGttgtgttgatgggttttgggtTTAATTGTTCTTGATAGAAATGGATGAATGGAATGGATTTCTGGGGTTAATATTTTACAGGAAATCGTTTATTTTGCTTGACAGAATTCGATGTGGTGTTTATTTCTTGAAATTGCCATGAAAAGAAGATTAAGCAATAATAATGAGTGGTTGTATTTCTCATTTCCAGGTATACATGAAATCAAGAACAAGAATGTTCTTGTTTTCTTGGCTGGGAACGAAATGAGAGATATCAAAGCAAAACATGGTACATATGAAACTTACAACATTCTAATGCAATGGAGTCTTGAATTCTGATTCGGTCAGAATAGAATCTCGAAGATGAATATTGTATGGGATGAATATGAACAATGACCATCAATCTTACAAAAAGAATGGATTATTCTAACAGAACAACATACAATATAATGAAGAAAATATATGTAATAGTATATTCTGGTAGAATGATTtatatattgtgttttttttGCTCATATATGAATGTGGCAGCAGttgttggtggtggaggtggcggtGACTGGCGGTAGATGATGGCGAAGGTGGTCGTAGTGTAGGTGGTAGCGACGGTGGTTAGCAGTGGAGGGGAGTTGGtagattcatatatgaatacacttacatTTATATTCATAAATTAATATTTCTTATATTCCGTCATGCCGGTACGCCAGAATTATTTGCggaaaaaataaatgattggctgaaaGTAATTTCCTCATtctcaactttttatatttttctcaatagagcttttatatatatatatatatatatatatatatatatatatatatatatatatatatatatatatatatatatatatatatatatatatatatatatatatatatatatatatatatatatatatatatattgttaaaagaAAAAGTAGAAGTAAAAGAAATGGTAAGTTGGTCTTTTTATATGAAGCAAAGACTTGCAGTGCAATATTAAAAAACAACAAAAGTGCAACCTATCAACTTttaaacttagggaccaaaactaCGAATATAACCAAACCCCATAGACCATTTATGTGTTTTACTCTAAATATTTTAACACTTAATTCAAATTTTAAGGTCAGTTACAATGAATCCCCTTAAGAGTATTCCGTCTTCAGAATTCTAAAGAAAGTCTacaaatttttatattttgggtGCACACTTTAATAATCTACATTGGCCAAGTGGTAAACTATTTGACTATTTTAGTTATTAGGTCATTTTATTAACCACGTTATGAATCTATTATTTTTTCCACGTGTTACGCTtttattcaatttgtcaaatttcattttgtggttattttgaattaatttcttttccacatgtcattttatgtgtttctttttattttaataaattcaacataatactttaatgtaataattacaataaatgtagtaataaatgaatatcaatttcattaatgaacttattttcttatttcaaaattcccaaattaaagctcattagtttattttgtttatttatttaaatttaaaagataaaaaaaatcaattttaataattcattatttttatattttcttataaatccgaagtttttaaatatttatacctttatatttatttttttaattaacccatataatatatgggGAGACTTACACCTAGTTTTTTTCAACATAATTAAAACTTGAGTCTGATTCTTAAGAAAATCAAAACTTCGTCTGAATTTTACACATTATAAGGACATTGCCCTTTGTTTGTTAACCCAAACGTGTATTGTTTATCATTTCTTAATTTAAACCCGAATTCTCTGTTTCCAATCTTACTCTTAGATCTATTTCAAAACTTTGcattatcaaatgttttaccttacCTCATAATTCTTAACTAACTTCACTTATCATTTATGTTTGATTTATAAAAAGTCAACAATCATTGTGATTACCATAATGTACTAGTTTACTTCGAATCTTTATGATTGTTCTTATAAATCTCGTTGATTTCTTACCCATAACTAACTCATTTTCGACTATCTATTAGTCTTTCTAACAAATATTTATCACTATATTACTTTTACATTTACCTATCATTCGCATTGCCTCTAGTTCAACTTTTAAGCTATTGGAATGTTTTATAATTCTTTATCTATTtactccactactagaaaaacagcgtTTTATGAccctcattgcgcgtcgtaaaaggctcagacgacgcggaaatgcgcgtcaaggaaggccctgtcataaagagagacgacgctcaTTTTCGACACGCAATTACGACGCacgtttacgacacacaatgcgtatcaaggaagagtctgtcataaagaaagacgacacgcattcgcgtgtcgtaaccttacgacgcgcgtgttaatgacacgcaatgcgtatcaagaaatcccctgtcaagaaaggccatgtcataaatgaagatgacacacatttttgcgtatcataattttaaatgtttaaaaaaatatattatttatagatttacttattttcaaattaaatttgtatttaatgtttcataatagaaaataaaatatcatatacaaaaaatagaatccattgcataaatttaatgtcatacaaataatcattccatggaaagataaaaaaaatcaatagaagttgtaacaaaaatttacaaactaatagtTCTAATAACCTAATGTGTGCCTCACTATAAACAAAATTTGTGCTGATTTTTTTAAATGTGTGCCTCACTTGTCTCCACTCTCCCTTAGTAACACTGCTCATTGACTCTAAAAAGATGAACTTGCTCAAAGTATCTATATTGCCTGCAAAAAAAACATAACTACAAAATAAGTGTGAAGATGGATTATTACAGTGTAAGAGAAGTAAAGAACCTTGAGCTTCCTCCAATGGGACTCATGGGTAGTCAGACTTGATACACTTTGCAACACGTATATCTCCCAATGCAAGATAAACATTAAGGTAATGGGGAACAACATCACCTAAaatcatataatatttatatacccCTAGACTAGATAGAGTTTTGCtacaaatagcaacctactttattTAGTCTGTTTACTAAACCAATGTATGGGAATGGAACCTGCTTTACTTTGCTCTCTTATGGTATTTGAACAGGATTAGGATTGGCTGTGTTTGCTATATTTTGGTAGAAggcattcattcattcattctcaTGTGTTTTGCACATAGAAGACATTAGATTTAGATGAGAGCTTTTTGGGTTTGGATGATAGACTAAAACTtaataaatgaatgaatgaatgaggatGACCTTTAATCTAAACTAAAGAGCTGCATCGGTATTTCGGGAAACAAGCCTAGCAAGTGGAAGCATCTTAGCAATTTCAGCACGTGGAACCTCAAGCCTCATTCTCCAGTGACCCATAGAAGATATCACACTCCTTAAATGACCAGCCATTGCTCTTCTTAATAAGTTCCCTTTTCCTGTTTCATTTCCAGCTTGTGACCCGGGAAACACGTATTCGCCTTGAAGCTCATACTAGCTAttgctttgttccaaaacaacctTCTCAACAGTTATCTGAACCAAACTAACATTAAACTATCAAAGGGAAACTAAATATATAACTATTATTTGAAACAAAACATCTGATTTAACTCAACTACTAACCACATCCCTGCTCCATCTAGCAGCCAAGTCTAGAGCTTCGCCTAACACACCGCTGAACCTTGGATGTaacaaagaaaagattccatggCCCCTTCTTTTCTGGAAATTAAGTTGCACTTCTACTTGAAACAAAAGGAACAAATATACCACTTAAAACTTGCTAGATACAATCAACAAATTTACCAACCAACAAAAACCCACCCAACTAATCCTACTTAACACTACAATCCTCCAACCATTCTCTACCAAGTGTTACTAAAGTGTTGACTAGACACACAATAAGGGAATGAAATTGACCACTAAAAATAACCAAAAAGAAAAAGGATAAAGAAGCAACTAGTTTCTTATTTTCCGATCAATTGCGTGTGTGTCCGGTCcggataaatgatgtttaaactTTTTCACTTTGGGAGAGGAAAGGAGGACGAAATACATTGAAATGATTATTACCTGCTGAAGGAATAAGAGCTGCTGCAGCAGCTGCAAATTTTGAAATGAACACATAAATGGTAAGAAAAAATCACGACAAATTCTTATACAAACCAAAAGAAAACGTTGTTGTATTAACCTACCAACCTTAACTTGGATATCTCTTTTCTTGTTTATAAAACTTTTTTTGATGAAAAGTTAGAAATGGTAAAGTTGTCAAAGTCACATTTTAAATCCCAAATCAATTGACAAAAGATACAACAAACCAAACAGAAACATAAAAAAGAATGAAATTGAAATTCTTCCCATTTCTGCCAACCAAAGGCAGAATAGATTGGAATTCCTTCAAATTCCAATTCCTTTGACAGATTCCAGATCCTTCTAAACAATCAGTCCGTAGCATAAAATTTAGAGTGGTTAGAGGCTGTTATTGTTAGTATAGTTATGAAGTCATCAGCTGCTACCATTAAAATTAGAGTGGTGGCCAGAAACACAACTCAGTTACTGTGTTTTTGTTTTGGAAAAAGCACAATAAATATTGGAGGGAGGGAGGGAATGGGCTTTCTGCACTATTTATTTAAGAAGGAATTTAATTTAATAGATGTAAGTGCTACATGACACTGAATCCCTTACTATATCATAAGATAAAAAAATTAATGCTTCTTTCATCCCAATTATTTGGAAGCATGATGAtctaaacatatatatgtatagatgcttagggaaaataatttatttgtttagTTTCTACACTTGCAGTATATATGATGACATGCTAAATTGGTTCAGACTTGTACATATATAAGACCAGCTAAAGATGAGGAAATTCCAAACCCCTACATAGAAGAGTACCGATAACCCTCCTCTTGTCTAGATAGATATCTATAATTGTGTCTGTCTAGATTTCTTTGAATACGCCTTTCTTTTTTAGTAGTATTAATTGACTCATGAATGTTCAGCTAAATGAATCCACACGATGTTAGCAGTACAAAATCCTTGATATTTTGCAAAAATGATGTATGATGTAACCCTAAACCCTGAGTTGGAAAACATGGTAGAATGTTGTTCTTCAGTATGAGGAAATAGGTTGTTATTTTATATTACTCCTTCAAGTTCAGTTAGTTATTGTTTCTCTTTCCTATGGCTATGGCTGATGGCATCAGTTGGTCAGGCTATTGTTTT encodes:
- the LOC128129073 gene encoding uncharacterized protein LOC128129073 — its product is MASASRSTLMSGMRTTASQTTIISITLAPKHVPISPFLSSTRTLPRAASRIVGALGMVESMMPLHSAIASARLRSSLAVDSACWPTLVDEGDEWWRIVGDDGNYGCVVPFNIGSNG